The DNA region GTAGAGGCTCTGATTCTCCTGATATTTCACTGTATAGTACTATACTTGCATGCTCTTTATTTTTGATACCAAATTGATGCTGAATTATGGGTAGGACTTCAGGGGATGATTTCCCCCAAAGGGTggactgaaacatttttagatTGAAATGGATTTTTACTTTTGGGTTTTCAATCTTGGAATACCACGTAGCAACATCTACTGCATtggtaatgaaaaatataaaaacaaattatctCCCTTTACACATcaacatgaaatatttaaactgaAGATTAAAATGCTATCTCTTAATACATTGTTAATATGTGCTAAAAccactttatttttctagtgTGAATTTGGCAACTTTGGCTTTGGGTTATGTCTCCTCTTCTGTACTGGTATGTTTTGCTATATATAGAAACTCAATAATGTGGTCTAGATTTTAAGGTCATTatctaatgaaaaaatatatatggctTATATTCTGCTTATTGTAACAAACTTAAGGCCGCTACAAAATGTGACAGCATGACTCTTACGCTGGGTTCCTGGCTGGGTCTGCCGGCTGTACCTGCGGTGACGCTCTACAGACATGAGGATCCGTCTTTGGTATGTTTAACTTCTCAGTCACTATTATCAAGATCTTGAGACTTGAATTTTGATCATGGTATAGTGTCTTGTTTTTTATAAGCATCTAAATTAAAATTTGCAAAAGCTCCCCTATTTAAGTTGTGACATGCTCCATAAACTGGCAAAAATGGAATAATTGAAGAGAGGTTAATAGTGGTTTGTTTattgtttgttgttttcctctttaGTCCTTGGCAGCTGGGCTGACATCGAGTCAGCCTGTAGAGAAGCTCCGTGCCCTGCCGTTGTGGCTGTCCTTGCAATACCTGGGCCACGATGGGATTGTAGAGAGGATAAAGCATGCCTCACAACTAGTAAGCAACAGCTTGTTGGCACATTGTTTATAAATACTTTGCTGATTTGCGTGTGGGTTGGAGACTGTTCTTAAGAATCCTCACCATCAGATTTAACGGTTTGAGTCTCTAAGCAGAAACAAAGTTCAGATAGCAACGATAGTACAAGCGATATCCAGATGGCTTTCACAGAACACTGTTCATAATAGTTGCTAATACATGTTTTTGATTGTTGTGATGAGTTGTAGAAGAATCAACTACAAATATTGTACTTGTTGACAGTATAGCATATTGCTTCATATCGTGTTACAAATTGTGAAAGCAAAGTGTTTGGGGGAGGGATGTGCTTTTTCTATTAGACTAGATtttattaggtttttttaatgagcagtacttaatatttgttttttctaaacagtaaaataacataattacttccttttttctgtcacttctcTATTTTAACTGTTTTGCTTGAAAGCTGTTTGGAGAAAGACTTTCTTATTTTCCTGCTATACCTGGCATTGTAGTGATTTAAGTAAGTAATAGTAAATTAAAAATGCCTGACAAAAAGGacttcaaaacatttcttcagataCAGTGGCAAGTGTGCTATTTTTGAAGTTAAGTCCTTATGCTAGTAAAAATTAAGGTCCAATataatgtgtttgttttaaaaatgcatttttaaaatatatgcaaaacatttttccttaagGTACAGCACTTACTAAAAATTCAAGGAAGGGCAGAATAGAAATGGAAAGTTTCTGTAATGGTTAGTGAAGAAGCTATTGGCTTGAAAGACCTAAAGGAGTGACAAAGTATCATTAGTCATTAAGATTTTGTGGCATCTAAAACTGATCTTAGTTTTTATGATAGTCTATTAATATAGCGTTAAACCACAATGTAAGAATGtcttttctaatgaaaataattcagaaagcCATCATAACCAGTTGCTATGGTAGCTTTGAGAAAATTAACTGTTCTGCTAAACACCGTGCTCTAGTTAGTGAACGGAGTTGTAATATCTTTGGAACTTTGTCAACAAATGCACCAAgactttattttaatgaaaatcacTTTGCAGTCAGTGTTCtgctaaaaccagaaaatattttcccaataCACTCTAAATTTACCAGTAAGAACTGGATGAATCTCTGACACGTCATAGAAGTTTgttcagaaatagaaattatgACAGTGACTACttactgtttttcagaataatttttaacttcTAAAACTGTGTGtttgtctcttccttttgtttcccttctgcTGTGGTCTTTTAGAGTCAAAGATTGTTGGAAAACTTGAAGAACTTGGATTTCATTAAAACTTCGGTACAGCATACATTTAATACTTTGGTTGTATAGCTTAGTCTTTGCTTGATAAATAATAAGAAtaactttgattaaaaaattatttttaaatcatagcCATTGTTTTGAAGATGCTtagtatttttctaattaatttcttGTGTTCAGTGAAATTGTGTGTCTCGGTTGTGTGTGAACCTCTAGATTGTATCTGTTCCATTGCTGTGTATTCATGCACTTTGTGGAGCTGACAGAACAACATCCAGAAATTGTTTCCAGAGGTTGatttaattccatttaaaacatgtatttgttCAGTAATGTGTTTATGAAACCAGTTTCCATAAGACTCCCTAATACATTCTGGCTGCATCTCACCCCGCTGTTGAGATCATACTGTGAACCCCATGAAATTGTATGCAAAAATTGTCCTAGATGAGGTTTTTACACCAGAAGTAGTTTTAGAAATGACATCTAacatattaatttcaaattcgGTTTCTGTGAGATGTCCTGTTTAACAGGGTTTGGTGATTTTactcccctccccctgcccctaATTTTAATTGACAACTTCAtgtatagaaaatatattctgcGTAGTTTTCTGGGGCAATAGATAATTCATGGATCATTCTGAGTGACAATAACcatttttgtaaaaaatttttttctaagtattATTGGCCTTGGGAGTTCAAGTTACTGTAGCACTTCTCGCTTCTACTTAAATCTTGCATTTTGGGGATTGTGAAATGTAGCCTCAGATTGCCTCCAGAAGTTGCCCAGTCCATTTCTCCTACCCCCAAAGCAGGATCAGTTATTATCTTGTTATTCCTGCTGGAACTTTCTTGATGTTCTCCAATGATTCTGGGGTGATTtccaagataattttttaatgttaatgtCTGAAAATACTTAAACTATTTAGTACTGTATATTTGCTAACGAACATACTTAGGTTTCTTGCTTTATAGTGCCCAAATTTTAATTATGCATGCcttaattaaatacatttgcttGAACTGAATAATTATTTACTTTCAGGTATTTAAAGATATGTTTGCTCACACTCTTAAGAGTTAACTTCTAATACTGAAAGTGTGAACATTGTTACTGctggcaaaacaaaattatctactttaagtctttaaaaaatatgtgaaaaatatatgtaatttttttttaaggttgaaGATGAACTGAGTTCACCAGTGGTAGTTTTCAAGTTCTTCCAGGAATATTCAAAAAAAGGTatgtgatttatttaaaaacaaaacaaaaaaaaaccctctttgtaatttttttaaactactaaTTTGATGCAATAAATATTATATAGTGCACTTGTCTATTTGTGTAACATGCTTTTAGAATGGTTGTGAATGCTGGTTATAATCTAGTGATAGAATCCATACTTGtgattgcttctttttttagatagactgcagtgttttaaattttcataatGAGtcattttctgccttcttgAGTGAGGAGTGATTTGCATACGATTTGGATCTTGAGAGTGGATGATGGAAGTCCCTCATAAACTGCAAGCTGTGTTTGAGTGTACTGATGGGGGAAGAAGACCTTCCTTGGGCTTTTTCAGGCTTTGTTTCTTGTAAAATTTTAGTGGCCAGTTGCAAGAACCATGGTTCTCTGTCTTACTGACTAACCTTGCTGTTGCAATAGTTTTGAAAATAGCAGAACACATTAGGAACAGCTCTGGAAACACTGTCATGGGTATTCAGTGGCCATGGCACATGTGGCTCTGGGCAGAACATCCTCACCTAGACGTTCTCgccaagaaaaagaatttttatccTGTCAGTTGCAACAGAGGATGTTGTGCTGTTGTATGTTCACGCTGTGGGTGGGGAAATGTCCAGCTGGGATGAGGCAAAAGATGGCTAGAAAACTTTGTAGTTTTGTTATGAGtgttgattttaattttctgtgggtttttttgtgttgggcATGGGGGaggcttggttttggttttagtctAATTAGTGGTTGCACTTACAAAATAAATCTATTCATCCTGGTCCAGTGGCTTGGTGGATTGCTTTGTACATTGATGCATTTATTTGGAAGGCTTTACTAGGGAGAAGTCACCCACCTGAATTATAAAGATGTAAGATGTTTGACcatttctgcatgttttaaGTGCATAATGGACTCTTAGATCCTTagtattattttttgtgtagTTTAAACCAGAAGGTAGTCAttaaaacttgattttaaaaaaaaaaccacagctgcATGCATCAAATTAAATATTGCAGCCTGCTATGACAGGATTTTGCTTTgtgaaaacattgtttttatttgcatgggGGCATTTGAACCTCAAGACTGAGAGAAGTATTTTActggttgtttttaaaactagtATATTCAACTCTGTTTTACTTCTAGTATTTGTCATGTTCAACATACCtcttagacaaaaaaaaaaaatcctcattagGCTGGTTGAGGTCCAGTACATCATTTAGACAAGTTAAATTACCTAAGAAATATAATTGTCTTATATCTAAGTTTTAGGTTGCCTTTTGTTtaattaagtaaataaaaatccacTTCTGTGATTCTTATATCTTTGGATTCAGATCAAACCTCACATGCTGCACAGGCCTCAACTATTCAGCACCCCATAATAAGCAACGACAGACACATTTATGACACTTTCAATCAGTGGGTAAGAATGGATGCTTTTCTCTTTAGGGAAAAAGAAGTGACAGTGGAATGCTTCCGGGGTTCATCAGTAGCTATAAAACCTTTGGTACACTAGTTTGATAGTTATTCTTGATCTGATATCAGCTGCAAAACTAGTGGACATTTTGGATTAAAAAGATGAATTTGCTCTGAAGCAAACTTGCTTTTGCACTTCTGATTGTAATTATGACTGAAATCATTACTGCATCTTAAGCTTttggtggtgattttttttttccttggtctTGTTGGGAATATGTGAAAACTTTAGAACTCTTTAATTGGCTAGATACTTCATTGAAAATGTCTGTATTCATGAATAGATTCTAGAAACCTGTGCTTTCAGAAAGCTGAGCACCTAACCGTTTTTGATCAATTACACAGTAATCACAGCGTACTTAATGACAATGACAATTTCGCATAAACTTCTGGCTTGTAACACTTCTAGCTTAGcctgaattttcattattttaaatatacatcCAACTTTGTAACATCACCAGCAAGCTGAAGTATTTTGTTACAAGAAGTGATtctgagaaacacagaaaactagCCTGTGGTTCCCCTTAAACTGTGGGAAGAGTCTAGCCTGAGTCAGCGACTACAGGAGGTCAAGCTCTGTACGTGTCTTTAATTGTGCCTTACCCCTTCAGCTAGGAGAGCAGTTGGCACAGCTGGTTCCTGCCAGTGGAGTTGATGTGGTAGAACTGGAAGATGAAGGCACGTGTGTGCGTTTGAGCCCACTCATGACTTCTGCAGGTAACATTGACTTAATTCAGCCACTTGTGAAAACTGGGATTTGCTATGGGATTGTAGAACAATCCCTGGTGTAAAAGCAGATATACTGAAGAAACTGATTAGTATATTCTCCTAtggttaggattttttttataaacaaaactaTCTTGGCTTTATCATTCTATTGTGCCTTGGCAGCAGGTGCATTAGAGGTAGCTCAGCTGTTGTATGCGACATTGCCTCACTAcctctgcagagaaagactttgattattttctaaattaattagGAAAAGCAAGGGGAGAGCTCTGTTTCTGACAGttataaaagaaatatgaagGATAAATCATCCCtacctttccctttctcagctGCTTAACACAAGAAGATGATGCTTGACCTTTCTACCGCAGGTGTTTCAACACCAAAACAGTGCTTGTGTTCAAAATATAATTACTTATCTAGAAGAATTATTTACTAAACATCTAGATTTTTCTATAATTACTGAtgtaggagggaaaaaattaaaatctgtgttCTGGAAGGTGTCTCTGTTACAGATCAAGATATTTCAGTACTGTCTATAAGTTATATTTATGATGGACTTGGAGTGGCTTCTTTACAGGTTACTTATTAAATTCAGGCATTTACGTGTATGTCCATTCACTTTTATCACACACTAAAACAGCAGCTCTTTAGTTTTAGGAACTGAAATACAAGATGTTGATCAGTTAGTAGACTGCTTAAAAATGAGGATTCCAGTATTGACAAGTACACTGCAAATGAGAGAGGAATTTGAGCAAGAAGTGAGAAGAACAGTAGGCCTGTTGTATGTTGAAGATCTCAGCTGGCCAGGATTAGGTGTTGTAAGgtaaatttttcagtattttcttcattatgtATTTGGATAGACTACGTTAACAGAAAGGAATATGTGATCTCTTTGGTTGTGATTTGTATGTATTGTTTGCAGAATAGTGTCTGACTTTGCATCCAGCTGAAGCTTttgactgctttttaaaagtcgCCTTTTTAGTGATGCTTACTttgagatttcttctttttaagaaaagctgaagagctttttttgcaaaattagGGCAACAGTTCCAGTATTAGAGGCAGTGTGTGGATCTGTTAGATGGATATGTAATATGCAAGTGCGTCCTACTGTGTAAGTTAGATTGTTGTCTATAATGGGTTTTATTCAGGATATTACTGAATCCCTTCGAGTGTCTGTTCTGATCCTCCAATACCGTCCGCTCAGAAGCGTTCTGTATAGTCAACATAGTTGAAGTATAATTATATTACCTAGAAATCTGTTGTGTTCAGTTAAGCTTGCAGCAGCAACCTCACCCCTGCCCCAGAATCTGATGACAAATGCCAATAAACATGTTGATCGACCTAAGCTGTAATGTTTTGGGGATTTTGGtttgtaaaaatacaaaaatatacagaCATTTAGCATCATGGTTCTACAAACTTCTGTATGTACTGTAAAGTGAAATTACTATTTTCTGGCTTGGTTTGAAGATACAACTATCACAGTGATGGGAAGGATGAtgacaaacaagaaaaagaactagaaaaaatcaacacagaaattctgaaaaaattaaatgaactgGAGTCGGATCTCACTTTTTCTTTGGGTAACTGCACTATTTAACCTTCTCTTCAAGCTGACAGTCATTTTACTGGCTGTGTTATGGTTCAATAGGTCATTCATACATAGGTCATTATAATGCAGAATTAAGAGTGCTGTGTATGTGGTTATTGTAGAAACATCATCTGTAACTGTTTCCTCCTCAGCCCTATTTCAGTTGGTAAATGTTCAGCAGGGTGAGCAAGGTGCACTGTTCTTGGAAATGCTTGTGAAAACTGACTCGGGAGCAACTAAACCAAAAAGCATTTCCGTGTCAGAAAGAATAAATGCTGCAGTGTTCCTCTTTGTAAACTGAGCCTTCTCAGTTAGTGCCCTGTCTAGTGAAATGCAGCTCTCATTCAAAACCCACGGACCAGTTCACTGCCTTCTGCGGGTAGATTAAGAGCTTCAGATGACTTTCACAATAATTAGCAGCCCTTTCGCATTTACAGTGTGCCACTTCAtagcaaattattatttcagtttacTCAGAACTCTGATCTCTTTCTAGtcagctttcaaaaattaaGTGCCCTAGAATTGTGGAACCAAGTAATCTGTAAATGGCAGAAAGTAACAAGTTCGAAGCATATTCAACCCTGATATTTGTTACACAACTCCTTGACTGTATAAAATAGCcactgtttttcttgtttagctgttgttttctcctctctttttgaAAACCCACAGGGCTGAGCTTTTTCAGTCTGCATAATTTACACCTATGCAGATACTGCCCTTAATTACCGAAGAGAGTGCGTGTGTGTTAGGATTTCCAGATGCGCAAGCATGAGTCTTGCACTTGTGAGGATGCATTTTTGTACATCAGACTTGATTCTCCCTGTGCTCACAGGTCCAGAATTTGGAGGGCAGAAGAACTGCGTTTATATTGGCATGGTAACAGAGGATCTGGACGTATCAGAGTTAGTTGAAACTATTGCAGCAACAGGCAGAGAAATTGAAGAAAATTCAAGGGTATGTATTAATAAACCACAGTGTGTTTCAGcactttccccccctccccaattGGCTTCAGGACGTGGCTTCGTTCTTTGTGAAAGTAAAAATTGTACTTCCTGCAACAAACTGTATTAATTTCTGTGGAAGTAATAATCTGCGTTCACATAAGAATTGTTACAGGATTATGATATTCTGAGGGTGTCCCGATTTCTGTTCATGGTCCTGTGTTCAGTAGTTCTTATGTAAAACCTCAGTAGTACTGAAATAGGCTCATTTTATCACTACAATGTAAGGTgtcggaaaaaaaaaaagggaaggtggGGACTGATTGTGAGCTGGTGTTTCTCATCACCGCTAGATGTGGTGGGATTGACATTGTTTATACCAGCTTTAAGATAAGACTGTTCCCTCAAATGTGTGAAAAATTTTAAACTGGTGgcttaaaaccagaaattactAATTATCTATTGAAGTAATAAAGGTGATGATGCGACTCCTTTGTGTAAGAACACTTACCTGATTAGAGTTCTCCAGATGTTCTCTAAAGTAAAATTCTAAATGACCTGCATCACAAATGAGTGTCTGTCATTTCATTCCTGTAGTGTTGGGCATTTAATCTCCTCacctaaaaaataaatagaactTCAGAAATCCTTTGCCTATTTCTGCCCACAGGAATATGTTGATTTTTGGCAATGAAACTTTTTCTAGTGGTGTTTTCTGAGGACTTTCTGCCCACTCGTGACTTCCTGTGCTGTTTTGAGGGTGAGATGAAAGATGGTTTGCCTGTAGAGTAccttcagttttttaaatgttgtagTTGAGAGATTAGGAACCGAATGTTGAAATATGGGCCGCTCTGATCCGGAACAGAGAGTAGTGGAGGACTTGGAAAGGTGCAGTCCTTGGAACACCAACAATAAATCTGTGGTACTGAAAGGATCTTACACGAATTGATCCAAAACTGAGAAGCAGAATTCATGGGTGAGAATGATACTGGTATCATTTTAGATAAGTGATATTTGGTACAAGAGGGaagcttttagaaaaacaaaaacaccctaCTCCAGTATCAGCAAGCCCTTAGGACATATAGATAAGTACCAAAGGCAGAACCAAAATTTAAGACCAACATCTTGACTGGACCAGAAAACACAGTGGTTCTTCCTTGTACTCGAAATGCAACCCCATTTCACTTGCTTCTGTAGTCAGTGCACTGAGGTGTTGAGCTTGCTGTGGCAGCCAATTCCTGGCTTGCCTCTTCCTGAGGGAAAAGGagcagcagcttctttttcctttgtttttattaactgACGGTAGCCCAAATTTTTGGTATTTTGGAGGAAGTGCCTGTGATCTAGGCCTTGTGCAATATTAACACCCGTATTAAGTCATGGAAATTGGAATCTGTCTTGCACATGACAAAATTGTGACTTTGTTTTTTGATCTCTTGGGTTTGTTCTTTTATCGCCTTTGCAGTTCTCCCATAAGTTGCTTGTCCTTTGCAGTGTAAAACCTCACTGATGCTGGTGTAGAATGCCATGGGAATCAGATTGGTAGTCGTGTGctaaatttgaaaaacaaagctgagCCTGTAGCTAGACTGGCATGTATCTGGTTAGATTTACTGTGAGGCAGGTTTAAGTCCTTAGCACTTAGAGAAACCAACATCTACTCTATAAACCTAAAAATTCTTCCCTGTCAGATTCAGCATCTGATGAACAGTTATGTGCTAAGCAGATCTCTGAAGAATTTGGGTCACAGGCTCATCTCTGAAAAATATGTACCATTCCTGTTTCAAATGGCATTCTGTCCCCTGGGTGTCTCTCTTAAAATCCTGCAGTCAGCCTGTACATTCTTTAATTTACCGTCATAACGAAATAGTGCTTGTCAAATGCTGTcttaaagtagaaaaatattggACTACGATGTTTAAATCCTCAAAACCTTGAACTAAAAAGACCATTTCAAGTccaaataatatatataatagtgtaatttctgggtttttttagctgttGGAAAACATGACTGAAGTTGTTAGAAAAGGGATACAGGAAGCACAACTTCAGCTTCAGAAAGCAAACGAAGAACGACTTTTGGAAGAGGTAAggctataaaaattatttatctagGTAACTTGAAATAACTTGTCACAGCATAGGTAGCTTGCTCACCAGCCAGTGTCTGATTGTGTGCTTCGCAGGGACTGCTACGACAGATACCTGTAGTAGGCTCTGTGCTGAACTGGTTTTCTCCATTCCAAGCCTCACCAAAAGGAAGAACATTTAATTTAACAGCAGGTAGGACTCAGTGCATCTGCAGCCATGTTATGCTGTCATCTGAACTGTTTCCAATTTTAGGATAACTTGCAATGCACTTTCTTGTGCTGACTTGATCGTGAGTAACACCATCCACCCCCAGGAGCGGGGGGGAAATGCTCTTCGCTATTTCTGAAACACCCAATAAGACAATCTCCTACCTTACTTTTACAGTTTACATTTTGTTCTTGCACTTTGagtcacattaaaaaaaactataTTAGACATCAGCATTTATTAATAGAGGACTCACGTCTGTGACTTTTGGCTACATATGCTGCAAAAAGTTTGGCATTTACGCtgcatttataaatatatatatgagcTAGCAGAGTAGCTCAGGCCTTAGAACGTTGCTTCCCCATGTAGATGCACTTGTATCCTCTGGAGCGCACTTGCAAAGCAGTGCTCGGATGTTCTGCCATGCTACTGGAACTTGGTGTGTCTGTCTGAAATCCTGGTTTGAGAGATCATCTGGCTATCACCACATCAATAAAGTACTGGTTTGCCTGCTAAATAGCACGGTGCCTGACAAGGACAGGCTAAAACTAGCTGCAGGCTAATGTGAACTTGGCTTTGTGGGAGACAGCGATGAATGGAATATTACAACGTAAAAGACTATTATTTTACTCATGTAATTCATGTCTGGTGATGTGAAAAGAACCATCTATAGCTTTTACCATCATTGTGACTGAGGTACTAACATGATACTTTCTGAAACTATAAATTTTCACTGTAAAAGTTGTTGCAGAGTCTTAAGAATATTCCTGAACTCAGCAAAGTGTCCATCAGACCTAGAACAATAGCCCAGATGTCTGTGTGTCACTGTAAACAGTGGGGTAGGCTTTCTGTTGTATTGGGGATCTTTCTTTCTGATTCTTGATGCACCAACTGGAAGGTTGTTACGGCAGAGAACAGCAAGGCTTCCTCGGGAGCGCTCACCCCCCTCACAGCCAGGTGCCCCTCCCAAGTGCGCTGCTCCGCAGCTTGCAGCTGGGAACATGGCAAGTGCCCggtggagaaggggaaagagaacATCGGGTGTCGCAGTGTTGTGAGGTGAGTGCGACGGGAAAGTTCTGTCACCTTTCTGAGTCTCAGCACTCATGTCCCCAGGTACACAGCAATGGATTACCAGCAGGTGGCAGTTTCATCCCAACCTAGCGGATGCAGCTTCAGAAACgtgcagtaaaaataaaattgctacaTACCTTTTAAATACAGATGAACAGAAGCCTTGTCTCGTTTTTGCTATATTCAAcctggtacttttttttttaacctgcagGCTCTCTAGAATCCACAGAATCTACGTATGTGTCCAAAGCCCAAGGAACAGGCACTACACCACCACCAACTCCTACTTCCAGCCTTGCAAAGCAAAGACTTCCTGGTAAGTTTCTATGTCttagtttaatttctaaaacaTCTGCCAGCTGAATTGTGTGACACAGGAAGACCCACATGATTTTCCATCTTTCATAATATCTGGAACTAGAGCTTACCTTTTAGTGCCTTAAGTCTGTCTTAAAACCTTCATTTAAACATGGCACAGAATATGAGCCCCGTCTGCATTCTCCCTAAGAATTCTTCTGGGGACTACAGGAAGTCGTTATCCCATTAACTAACAAATACCTATCAAGTTTGGAGTCTTTGTGGTTACCGAGTTTCAGGAAATAGCAGGTAAACAAGCgaaaagttttatttgaaataaaagcataaataagGTGTAATCATGTATTTGAGCAACTGTATTCCTGTTGCTACCTAGTATTTTGTGGACAAAGTCATTCTGAGTTGAAGATTTATTAAGTCTGTGGCATTTTCTGTGTAGTTAGTAACTAATGATGATTTGACTGGCAGGAAAACCATAGTTTTAACTTGCCTTTTGAGTTGGTTGGCTTCCAGCCTGCGCTTTTTCAGTGCAAGTTTTTACCCTAGAATGGCTGCACTCTGCATGTGGACAGCTTGGTTTTCAGCTGAACCCTCTAACAGTCTCTGGGTACATATGATAAACCAGCAAGTGCTACTGCCTTGTGTATGTGCCTGTCACCACAAGCAAGTACGCCTGTGTTTCGGGCACAAGTTTGAACCCAAATAAAACCTGTTTCATGGCAGCTGTAAAATTCAGATACTTTCAAAGAAACTTAACCGGTGTGTACTACATCTTGTATTCGCTGCCTTCATTGGCACTCTATTTTTCAAACGCTTTGCAGGTCAGAAAATTTTTAAACGGTCTCTAAGAAGTTCTGACGCCTTCAGTGAGACCAGTTCAGTCAGCCACTGTGACGACCTGGAGAAGATGGATCAGAGACCCCCAGCTTCATCCCCAGGCCAAGAgcaaggacctctggagacagcaaaaacagaggagcagaaggagGTGGCACAGGCAACACAGAGAGACACTGAGGACATTCAAAGTGACAAACTGCCACATGACTGCACGAAGGTAGAGGAACAAGGAAGTCAAAGATAAAATCCAGAGTGTGGATTTCAGACTTTGCAGAGGAAGCCTGTGCCCTGGGAGGCAGGGTATTAATGACGCATTTAAAATGTGAACAGTGCCACACACCAGTACAGTAATAATTACTGTAACTTATTAACTGGGATTTTGCACAAATATAAATTCCCCCCACGGGCCAGAGGTCTGTCTTACCGTACACTTGTTACAGTTGCTTTAATCCTCTACACGTCTGTGTCACCAAAGCACTAGTGAAATTTCTTAACTGCTCATAAACATTTGTAAAAGCAATTGGCAGTTATCCTCACTGTAGGAATCGAAGCATGACAGTAGTTGCTAACCAGCCATACCCGAGATTAATTGTAAAACAatcttattttttgttaatacaCTTAAAATAATCACCTGCCAATTGTTcacctttttaatatttaaaattcagtttagcCTCTCCTGCAAAACATCTACTGCAGTCCCACTAACTCTGCATTGCTTCTGGTTTTACCCTCCCAAAGAACGCTGCCCAAGAGCTGTGGTACAGCCAGCACGGGGACGATGCCTGTGTGTGTAGCAGCCACTGAATCCAACTTTGCCATCAaccattttttcctgctgttgtaTGACTTGACCTGTGCAGCCAGGACCCCGGGTGCAGTGGGGACTAAGTTAAGGATTTTTAAGCCTTTTAGAAGGAAATAATAGTGCCTCTGCATGCTGAAACAGCTGCTTGCTTCTGCCACTGGAAAGAATCACCAACACaccattattttcctt from Phalacrocorax aristotelis chromosome 10, bGulAri2.1, whole genome shotgun sequence includes:
- the PDXDC1 gene encoding pyridoxal-dependent decarboxylase domain-containing protein 1 isoform X2 → MVDPTLAEMGKNLNEAMKMLEDNQRKVEEENEKKYARKDIPGPLQGSGQDMVSILQLVQNLMHGEEEEENSQAYRLQNVGEQGHMALLGHSLAAYISVLDKERLRKLTTRILSDTTLWLCRLFRYENGSAYYHEDDREGLLKICRLVIHTRYEDYTVEGFNVLYTKQPVIYISSAARTGLGQALCNQLGLPLSCMCRVPCNTMFGSQHQMDVALLDRLIKDDVESGKLPLLLVANAGTPGAGHTDKLGRLKELCEQYNMWLHVEGVNLATLALGYVSSSVLAATKCDSMTLTLGSWLGLPAVPAVTLYRHEDPSLSLAAGLTSSQPVEKLRALPLWLSLQYLGHDGIVERIKHASQLSQRLLENLKNLDFIKTSVEDELSSPVVVFKFFQEYSKKDQTSHAAQASTIQHPIISNDRHIYDTFNQWLGEQLAQLVPASGVDVVELEDEGTCVRLSPLMTSAVLGTEIQDVDQLVDCLKMRIPVLTSTLQMREEFEQEVRRTVGLLYVEDLSWPGLGVVRYNYHSDGKDDDKQEKELEKINTEILKKLNELESDLTFSLGPEFGGQKNCVYIGMVTEDLDVSELVETIAATGREIEENSRLLENMTEVVRKGIQEAQLQLQKANEERLLEEGLLRQIPVVGSVLNWFSPFQASPKGRTFNLTAGSLESTESTYVSKAQGTGTTPPPTPTSSLAKQRLPGQKIFKRSLRSSDAFSETSSVSHCDDLEKMDQRPPASSPGQEQGPLETAKTEEQKEVAQATQRDTEDIQSDKLPHDCTKVEEQGSQR
- the PDXDC1 gene encoding pyridoxal-dependent decarboxylase domain-containing protein 1 isoform X1, with the protein product MDASLEKMVDPTLAEMGKNLNEAMKMLEDNQRKVEEENEKKYARKDIPGPLQGSGQDMVSILQLVQNLMHGEEEEENSQAYRLQNVGEQGHMALLGHSLAAYISVLDKERLRKLTTRILSDTTLWLCRLFRYENGSAYYHEDDREGLLKICRLVIHTRYEDYTVEGFNVLYTKQPVIYISSAARTGLGQALCNQLGLPLSCMCRVPCNTMFGSQHQMDVALLDRLIKDDVESGKLPLLLVANAGTPGAGHTDKLGRLKELCEQYNMWLHVEGVNLATLALGYVSSSVLAATKCDSMTLTLGSWLGLPAVPAVTLYRHEDPSLSLAAGLTSSQPVEKLRALPLWLSLQYLGHDGIVERIKHASQLSQRLLENLKNLDFIKTSVEDELSSPVVVFKFFQEYSKKDQTSHAAQASTIQHPIISNDRHIYDTFNQWLGEQLAQLVPASGVDVVELEDEGTCVRLSPLMTSAVLGTEIQDVDQLVDCLKMRIPVLTSTLQMREEFEQEVRRTVGLLYVEDLSWPGLGVVRYNYHSDGKDDDKQEKELEKINTEILKKLNELESDLTFSLGPEFGGQKNCVYIGMVTEDLDVSELVETIAATGREIEENSRLLENMTEVVRKGIQEAQLQLQKANEERLLEEGLLRQIPVVGSVLNWFSPFQASPKGRTFNLTAGSLESTESTYVSKAQGTGTTPPPTPTSSLAKQRLPGQKIFKRSLRSSDAFSETSSVSHCDDLEKMDQRPPASSPGQEQGPLETAKTEEQKEVAQATQRDTEDIQSDKLPHDCTKVEEQGSQR